The following is a genomic window from Aphelocoma coerulescens isolate FSJ_1873_10779 chromosome 5, UR_Acoe_1.0, whole genome shotgun sequence.
AGACACTGCCTGGGTTACCAAATGTGACTTCAGGAGCCAGAGGGACAAGGCAACACCTCTCAGCTCCAGTTCTGTGATGAGAAGTATCCATGGTGGCTGTATGTTCCTGGCCAGCCCAGCTGATTGGGATATCTGTGCCAAAGCCACGGGCTGTGGAGTGTGGCCTGCAGCCTCAGTAGGCtctcctggcccagcctgaagggctgctgctgtttctcagctgcctttctcctcctcctttaaaattccttttcctcAGTTTCCCACCCAACTCTCACAtcttctctcttgctctttcttgCCTTTCTTCCCACTAAGTTTTCTGGGTGGGTATGTGACCACTTCCTCTCATGTGTGTTGCTGTCACACACTTTCACTGCGTGGTAGGTTATATCCCCCACCTGCTTGGACTGTCAGCTCTTTGAGGTAAGACAGTGGGTCTTTATACTGTGCTTAAAACATGAACTGGGACTTCAGCGGTATGGAAATGGCCAACTGTCCTTCACTGCTGGCAGCCACTCCATTTCTCCGGGTCTGGGAGAAGGGATGTTTATCTGCACGCACATGTAACTATGTCTAGTGTAAAAACTTGCAGCTGAGCCTGGGGCAGCAAAAGGAAGTGACAGTGATAAGTCTAAGTAAAACTGCTTTGGGAAGTGGGCCCTGCTACAGTGATTACAGCTGATGACAACAAGCAGGTCTTGAAATGGAAACATGGctttctgctctgcagctctAGTATGCTTTTAAGCAGGAGTGTTTGTACTTTTGTTCTTTTACCACAGGCCCTGCCTTTTCACACCCCTGTGTTCCCCAAGTCACTGTTTCAGACCCACCTCCCTTGTCTTCCAAGACATCCTCCACCTTTGTGGTTCAGCCAGTGCCTGTGAGTTGGGTCCCACAGAAGCCTTTGGGGCTGTGTCTGGGCAGTGTCCAACCCCTGCTTGTTCCACGCAGTCACAGCATCCATACTGAAAGGTGGAGTGGGCAGGAGTTGGATGCAGCATGGAATGTGTACAGCCATGCTCCTTTACTGCTGGGGGAGGGCAGACACCATAAACCCACCCAGTTCAGGTGACAACAGCTGTGAACACATGGCAAGATGGATGGGACACGTCTGGCAGGATCCTTCCTACCTAAAAGTTGAGTGTGGCCACCCCCGGAGCAACCACATATCCAATAGCACTGCAGCAGGTTCATCCTCCAGGCTGCAAATGCCCAGCAGCTCACGGGTCTGAAGCAGCTGTTCAGGGACTGGGCAGGTGGTGGTATCATCTGGTAGCACCTTCTGAGATCTGCTGTACCCCAGGATCTGCTTCTTGCTTCTGAGAATGAAAAATGTCAGCTGGCTCCTGTGGGGTAAATTCACCTCTGCCAATGCAGGGATGATTCATGACCTGCTGGGCATGTGTCAAGTTTTTGAGGGGGCAAAAGAGGCAAGTGCCAACTCCCCTTGCCTGACCATCTGTGTGAGTTTTGGCATATTTTGGTATTTGCTTTTacggttgcctctgctggtggtaACACAAGATTGGAGAAATACTGTCTGAAGAGGAGAAGATAACTGATTTTTCTAGAGTCATGGCCACAACAGGGGAGTTTGTATTTCAGCCTGGTCCCTGTCCCCTTAACAGAGTCACTTCTGGGAGACACGCTGGCATTGAAGACAACTCACAGGCACGGGAAGAGAGCAGGAGCCTGACAGAGTCACAAGCAGGATGAGACTGATGCTGCACACTATCACCCACAGCTTCTGCATTTAATTATTGCTTGTTGGCAAATATGTTTGGGTGGGTGTTGAAGGATGGCTGGAAGAGGCAGCCATGCAGTTGTTTACACATTAATTACTGCAGGGATTTTTGTGTGTAGACAGCAACGGGGAAAAACTGCAGGGACCTGTCTCTCTGTCACTTTGGAATCTGTTAATGTCACTCAAGACCCATAATACATGGAGGATGTTGCACAGATCCATACTTAAATCTCAGAGCGCTGCGTAAAGCAGTGGCAGTAACCTGtactttttgtctgtaattgGTTATACACAAATGTTGTCataaagctttatttttccctttgcatacatttctgtttttcaggttgtgaaaaaagcattaaaaacatCCGTGATGTTTAATGAGTCCTCCAACATGAAATTAGGCGTGAACAATCAAAAAGACGTCAAAACGGTAATTACTGGGATACAGAACATTCGCTTACAAGAACTGAGATTGCACTgacatttctgaaaagaaataacAGGTTAAGAAGAATGAGTTTATTGCCCATTTCAGAAATCTGTGTGGGTTTCAATCCTATTTGTAAACAAGTGAGTGACAAAACTCTCATTGATTTATCCGGTAGACTGATCAAACCTTGCCCAGAGGGAGTAATGTGGAGCTAAATCCTGCGGCTCTGTCTGGCTCAGGACAAGGAAACCATGCTCGTACAAACAGCCTCACTTCCACCACTGGCACAGCATTTATTCATGTATTCATTTATTCACTTATTCAACATGCCCAGAGTACCTGGATATCACAGTGTGTAGCATGGTGACAGCCACGATGTGACTTCAAAATAGATTTCTTACCTCAAAATGTCTTCTAAAACCTGGGCAATGTTTAAGTCTGGCTAATGTGTTCATGTGATGAAATGCAGAACTGTTAAAAACgggtgaggggttttttttgcccttGACGAGGCGGAGAACAAGCCAGAGGGTCAAAATTTAAGTAGATAGTTTAAAAatgattatttaattaaaatcacTGCCTGAAATCAATGTCAGGACTGTAGATTTtgagaaaagcagagcaaaattaaaaacaagaagTGTTATCCACATAGAATCTGAAACAGAAACTTCCAGAGGCAAGTGATTTCTGTGGAGTTTTCCCATGTGCCCATTTGGGAGCTCAGATTTATGGCTATGGTGGGTGCCTCACGACCACCCCAGACTCGATTCTCCTGCCTGGAAGTTCAGAAGCTCAGCTCTGAAGTGCATGTTGCCTGTCACAGGCTGGTGGATGGTTCCAGCTCCCAAGAATTGCCATGGGGAGCCAGACAGGATAATTATTGGGGGAAAATAGATCTGCATGCGTGGTTGGTTGTCTTTTTCTGCTCAGTACAGGGCAGCATTTAGAGACTGGTGCTATACTTTTCTGCATGTGAGTGGCTGGACTGCAGATCTGAATCCACCAGGTAGCCaggctatttttattttttttccatctacattcaggaaaaaaaatgaaagtgcagCAAAAGGGAAACGAAACTCACCACATTAGAATGACATGGGAATACTGTTCACACAGATAATTAAAATTTGTGTAGTTTCACTTAAGGGAGGTTTAAGACAAAACCAGAACATGTTCAGAAACCACAAAATGTGTTTCTGCCTCTGACAATTTCTGAACTGTTTTTCTCCCCTGACTtcataaatttcatttttatggtAATACTTGGCTTGATCCCACAGCTAATCTTGTGTTAGAAATTTCCTTATTTTGATTTTGGTAGAAATTTTGTTGAACATCCATTGGTCTTGTGCTAAAATAAAGTTAATCAATGTCAAATTAATCATAAGACTTGGGAAAAAACAAGGGATAGATATGTTGGCacaaaaaattaaaccaaaaaatTGAACTAAAATCACGGTCTTcacaaaacccaacccaaatcCATTTCCAaattttgatgggttttttttccccccaagtgCATTTTATTTCATCATATCTCCTTTCCAGAGTGTTTGTTCCACTTGGTTCTCTGATTTCAAGGTTTCATTTCCATTCCTGAAATGAAACCTTGCGATTTCAATGAGGATCAATTGGGCAAGCTTAGTCCATTTCACTGCATTTCATGTCATCCCATTCGCTTCTTGTTTTCACTTCGTTTCagaattttctcttctttcttttcgcATTTCATTTCTTCAATATCTCCTCCTGTCTCTTTGtttacctttcttccctgagtTTGGGATTTCAATGTGAATAATTTTGGCACGTTTTGGTCCTTTTCACTGCACCTCATTTGAGTTTAAAGGGAccttttaaaggtcatctagtccaacccacCCACAGagaagggacatcttcaactagatcaggttgctcagggccccatccaagcAGACCTTGAACAGGTGTTCCTCACTTTCAGTGCTGCATCTAAGAACACCGTCTGCCAGTAGCTGCAAGCAGATCTCCTCTTCAAAGACTGTGATTTATTCACCTGCACAGGTAGTCATCCATTAGCTGGTGCTTCAGTGTCTTGGTGATCACTTAAATCTTCTCTTCTGTGGGTTCTGTTCCAGTTTCAAATCTTAGGGGCAATTTTGATGCTTGGTCTTGTCCTGATGGCTCTTTACTTCATGAGTGTGGACAGCACAGTTGATCCTAACAGAGAAGAAGCAGCAGTTGTCAGTATTTACACAaaggtggaggaggaagaaggactCTACGGAGATCTCCCAGAGGAAGAAGGACTCTACAGAGATCTCCCAAGAACCACAGTAACTGAGGAAGACACCAAGAGATCCAATGACTCCTGCAGGTGAGTCAGGTTAGATGGCATGTGGAGAAGTCATCACCAGATGGAGAAATAGTTACAGTGCTGATAATATCAGCAAGGGTTTTATTCTCTTCCCGTTGTATCATAAGTGATGAAGCACCACTAATTTGGGAAGAGTGGGGGTGTTGTTTAGGCACTGGCTAATTGGTAGCTGCCTGCTGTGAGGGGCAGTAGGGGCAGTgtcccagctcctctcccagtCCTGTGCTTGTATGTTTAGCTCAGCTCGGTTGCTCCTCTGCCACCTCCAGGCCATCCTCCTTTTGTGGCAGCAGTGGGAGGCAGCAGAGTGACCAGCTGGCAAAGCAGCCTTTCTCAGAGGCTGGAGGGGCAGGGAATATCTGTGCTGGGAGAGGGTGAAAAGTTACCTAAGTGACATCCAGCTAAGGGGGTTTGCTTTTCTCTATATCTTAGGCATGGTAAAATAAACAGAGTTCAGAGTGGGTACTGAGAAGCTGTTTTGCTGAATTAGGGAGGACACTGTACAATATAAGCCTGGCCATAAAAACTAGGGGTAGAAAGCACTCCCAGCCTGTTTGTCCAGCTCAGTTTGTTTGCTGTGGTGGTTGACATGCAGTATGGCCAACTGTATGGCCTGGCAGGTGCTTGGTGTCCTGTTAGGGTCACAGTCACTTGTTTCACAATATGCAATTGCCATTGCAGCTTTGAACTTGTGGAAAATGTTCCTTATGACTTACCCTTTGAGATAAACAGCACTGCAGCCAAACCCTTGTACCAAGCCTGGAAGAGACTGCTTGATCTAGCCCAGGAAAAAGTTCATGTAGCTTCTTACTATTGGTCTCTTACTGGGAAGGATATCAGTGTCAACGACTCCTCTTCCAAGCAGGTAAGGTAAAATCAACAACAAGCATGTCTGTGGTTGTTTTTCCTCATGTACATGTGGCAGAGGGCAGGTTGGCTGTGTGGTTTGTCTCCCAGAGACATTGCTTGACTCCTCCTGCAAACCCAGGAAGGTTTTCCATGCTGTTCTGAAGCAACACTCCAACCTTCCTCCTCCAGTCAAGTTAGACTCCATGTGGGCTCTGCCTATGTCTCTAAGTATTTTTATGCTGTGTTTTAAGAGTGAGCAGCTGTCAGCCTCAAACCCACATTCACCCTGTGGATGGCTGACCTGTGAAAGGGCCAGCCAGTGGCAGAGCTGAGGAGCCTACAGGATTCCGTGTACACAAGTGATGGTGCCAATTCCCACTGGTTAGGGGAAGGGTCAGGAAGCAAAGTCTGCTGGACTTCTGACAGCTGCAGAGGCTGCTTCTCCCCTGTGTGCAGACACAGCACCTGCATCTACCCACTGGGCAGCTGTCCTGGAGCCAGGACACTGGACAGCTAAGGAGGCTCCCTCTCCTTTGCAGGGTTCTCCTCCTGGGCACCCTGAGTGGTCAGGCTTCCTGCGGGACCTTTCTGGCTCTACCACCAAAAATAAATGACAGAGGCCATGGCACAGCCTCATCTTGCAACCACCCATCATGTTTAATTGTCCCTTGGCTCCACTTCAGCCTGTGGCAGCTAGCAAACTCCCAGACAATCAGGGTCTGGGTCTGAGCAGGGTCTGGGGAACTGTTCTGAAAAACAGATAGGACAAAGTCATGCTGTTTCAGGCAGGAATGGAGTTTAGTTGTGTCGGGAATTCTGCTGTTTGCTGAAGTACCACATGCTGGCCTGGTTATTACTgtgggcccaggctctgcctcCTTCCTGGCACATCTTCCTCACTGTCCTCacgggctctggggctgctcccctTATCTTCCTTCCTAGGTGTTTCTGGTGGTAAAAGGTGCCATTAACTGCACACGAGAAGAAGTAAAAGTGGCAGATGTAAGGCTGAGCCCTGTCTCTGCTAAGGGACAGCTCAGTGTTGGACAGTCTCTGTCACCTTTATCCACAGAGAGAAATGACCCCACACATCTGTTGAGCGTCAGGGTCCAGCAGCTGATTTGCACTGGGAAATTCACCTTTGAACTCTGGGATGTTTATGGTCATACTTTTAAACCTTACATCTAATAGCATtaaatgacagaaaataaaCTTTGATTCATACATTGGATCAGAATCTTTATTCCCTCTTTTCTCTATTTGAAACACTCCTGAAATAGGTGAAATTTCTGACCTGCTTTGCACTGGGGTTCTTCAAAGGAAGCACCCATTAGTAACACTGTACTTGCATATATCTTACTAAACATTCTGTactagaatttaaaaaataacaatgtACCACACAGGGTGAAGATATTCTGCAGAGGTTTGAGAGGTTACTCGCAGAGAATGTCTCTTTGTATATTGCAGCAAGTTCACCCACTCTGGCTACAAAATCAAGGGACCTCGAGCTTTTAGCAGAAAAAGGTAATTATTTCCCTTCAGTGATCCACTCAGAGCTCCCATATTGTAAAAGGGCATCTAGGTAAACTGGTCTCCAAGGCCTCTTCTGGTGTGGTGCTTGCATGGGTTCACAGGATAAGCACTATCTGTTCACTAATTCATGGTTTTTGTCCGTGTCTCTTTAGGATTTTCCTGAAAATTcacattttgtgtatttttttgaAGTTACTGTGTTTCCAGGAATGAGAGCTTGTGAATTTTGGTAGTTATTACTGCCTTCAAGAGTCAGACATGCAGACATATTCTGGCTGTCGAGGAACCATCTCCATGCTATATCTAAACTCCTTGTTCCCCTCCCCCTCTTTCTTTAGGGGCTCATGTGAAAAAGATTGATTTTGGACATTTGACAGGAGGAGTGTTGCATAGCAAATTCTGGATAGTAGACATGAAACACGTATATATTGGTAGTGCAAACATGGACTGGAGATCTTTATCTCAGGTAACCTCTGCTGCTGCATATTCAAAATTCATGGGGGGGAAAATTCATATCCTCGCAGATAACAGAGAAAAATCGTAATGATGTAAAATACTGTCAGAGTGgaagaaacagcaaagaaacCCCTGGAGGTGGCTCCTTCTGGGGCTGTGACACAGCTTGCTCTCTTTGCAGGTGAAAGAGTTTGGTGCTGTGATGTATAACTGCAGCTGCTTGGCCAAAGACCTCTGGAAAACGTTTAGTACCTACTGGGATGTTGGATATCCTAATGCAACCATCCCATTCCCTTGGCCTCTTAACTATTCTACCCACATTAACAATCGTCGGCCTCTGGAAGTAGAATTTAATGGAATC
Proteins encoded in this region:
- the PLD4 gene encoding 5'-3' exonuclease PLD4, with the translated sequence MVVKKALKTSVMFNESSNMKLGVNNQKDVKTFQILGAILMLGLVLMALYFMSVDSTVDPNREEAAVVSIYTKVEEEEGLYGDLPEEEGLYRDLPRTTVTEEDTKRSNDSCSFELVENVPYDLPFEINSTAAKPLYQAWKRLLDLAQEKVHVASYYWSLTGKDISVNDSSSKQGEDILQRFERLLAENVSLYIAASSPTLATKSRDLELLAEKGAHVKKIDFGHLTGGVLHSKFWIVDMKHVYIGSANMDWRSLSQVKEFGAVMYNCSCLAKDLWKTFSTYWDVGYPNATIPFPWPLNYSTHINNRRPLEVEFNGILTETYFSASPPAFCPEGRTHDLYAILSIISQAEKFVYVSVMEYFPTSRFIHPKRYWPAIDNALRRAAFNHRVQVRLLVSCWAYTDPAMLHYLRSLRALNNPHAHISVEVKLFIVPVLNHTNIPHGRVNHNKYMVTDKVAYIGTSNWSENYFTDTAGVGLIIKQNSTNLPRRQQPVQEQLKDLFERDWNSKYAVNLEDVQGQKDCNWRGRL